The sequence AACACGCCGCTGGCCCCGTTGAGGTCAAACACCACCCCGCCCCCGGCCGCGCCAGCGCTAATCGCCAGCTGAATGGACGCCACCAGCAGCCCTCCGGCACTTTCGGCTTCATCCGGAACGGTGGTGGCAAGCCAGGTTGACCAGCCTACCGGCACCAGACCGAACGCAAAGCCCCACAGCGCCACCAGTAATCCGTCCAGCATCGCCAGATGACCAAACGCCACCATCATCAGCGCGAGTATGCCCATGCCGAATGGCACGAGGGCCAGCGTCAGGCGCAGATTACGGGCCAGCAGATGCCCGGCAATGGAGGTGCCGACAAAGTTGGCAAGCCCGAAGCCCAGCAGGATCAGCGAAATGGTTTCAACATTTGCCTGTCCGACGGTTTCAAGGAACGGGCGCAGGTAGGTAAAGAAGGCGAAATGGCCGCTAAAGATCAGAATGGTCGCCAGCATGCCGCCAATCATGCCAGGACGGCGCAGCACGCGGAACAATGTGCCAAGGCTACCGCTACTCTCTGGCTTCATGGACGGCAGCACCCAGATCTGCCACAGCAGCGCCAGCATGCTCGGCAGAATGCAGAGAATAAAGACGTTGCGCCAGCCGATCAGGCTTCCCAGATAGCTCCCCAGCGGGGCCGCGACCACGGTGGCGATCGACACGCTGGAGAAGATCACCGCCAGCGCTTTCGGCACTTTGTCCGCCGGAACCAGACGCATTGTTGTGGCCGTCGACATCGCCCAGAACCCACCGATGGCAACCCCTAACAGCAGACGCCCCATCAGCAGAACGTGCAGAGTGGGCGCAAAGGCTACCAGCAGGCTGGAGATAATTTGCAGCACGGAGAAAAACATCAATACCCAGCGACGATCGATTTTCCGGGTCGCCGGGGTGATCAGCAGTCCGGTGACTAACGCCACCAGCGCAGTGGCGGTCACGGCCTGCCCGGCCATCCCCTCACTGACGCCCAGGCTCGCGGCCATCGGCGTCAGCAAACTGGCGGGCAGGAACTCCGCCGTTATCAAACCAAAAACCCCCAGCCCCAGTGAATAGACGGCTCGCCAGGCGGGTTTGGCAGGCGCGACGGCCTCTCTCGCCTCGACACATGCATTCATCTGTTGATCTCCCGTTATAAAAGTGTGACAACTGTCGCAAAAGCATAGAGGGTTCACCCTGGACGATCTGTGACATATAATCTCCACTTATTGATTATTCGTCCGGAGTTACGCCATGACCGCACAGTCACCCGATTTGATCAGCGAACTTTTACGCGGCATGCGTCTGTCGGGGGTGAAATACCGCCGGATTGAAGCCAGTGCACCGTTTGGCGTCGCGTTCCATCAGGCACCGGGCAAGGCGCAGTTCCATTTTGTGAGCCACGGCAACGCCCTGCTGCGAATGGACAGCGGTGCAACCTTCGAACTGAGCAGCGGCGATGCGCTGTTTATTCCTGGCGGTAATGCCCATGCCCTGCTCTCTGACGAAAAGGCAACCATCACTCCAGTCAACGCTTTCCCCAGCGAGCCCATCTGTAGCTCGGTCTGTGCCATTACCTGTGAGCCCTGCCCGGAGAGCGAAAACACCATCATCTTTAGCGGGTGTATGGATTTTGAGCTGGGCGGCATGCAGCCGCTGATCAAAGCGATGCCGGAAGTGATGATGGTCAGCCGGTTGATGTCCACCTGGCCGGAAATTCATCCGCTACTGGCCGCGATGGAGCGCGAGTCCATGACGCGTCAGGTCGGGTTTGCCGGGATCCTCGCCCGTCTGGCTGACGTGGTGGCGGCATTGATTGTTCGGGGCTGGGTTGAAGCAGGCTGTGGTAAAGCGACGGGCTGGGTGCAGGTCTTACGCGATCCGCGTCTGAGCCGGGCCATCTACGCCATGCACCAGCAGCCGGGCCTGAACTGGAGCGTGGCGGATCTGGCGAAAGAAGCGGGCACCTCCCGCTCCGTGTTCGCTGAACGGTTTCTGGCGGCGACGGGGACGACGCCGGCAAAATATCTCAGCGAGCTCAGAATGCGACTGGCTATTCAGTATATTCGCCATGAAAATCAACCGATTGAAACCGTCGCGCTGCGGCTCGGTTACGGGTCTCTGGCGGCGTTTAGCCGGGCATTTAAGCGCATCATCGGCCATGCGCCGGGCACGCTTCGGGAAGTCAGCCAGACCCCGGAAGAGGTCTGACCGACTGACAGGACATCAGAAATAGTATTTAAAGCGCACGCGACCACCGTAGCGCTCGTCATTTTTATTGTCACCCTCTTTCGGGGATGCATTGACCCATGACGCATACGCGCCCAGATAGATGTTGAAGTTTTTCATCTTCATGACGTTCGGGATCAGGTACGAGGTATGAATAGTATGGATGTCATACTCGCCCGGGTCGGTTATCCAGCAGTCGTTTTCACACTCTGCGTCAAACGTTGAGGTATTAAACTCGTCGATTTCGTTATGGGCATAGATGTAACCCAACTCAAAATTACGCCAGAGGGCATTAATAGCTGAGGTAAAGTCGGTTTCGCCCGTCGCGTCCAGATAAGCCGTGTTGAGATTCATGACCACTCCGTTTTCCGGATCGGTTTTGAGCCCGTCCCAGGTCATCGTGAACCCGTAGCCCGTTCGCTCTGACTGATCTATCCAGCGTCCGGCGTCATCGCGATAGCCATAAGCGTTGTTGACCAGGTTGGTCTCCATAGCAACCGCGCTGGAAAACGGTCCATTCTGCCAAGAGATGACCGGGCGCACGTAGGCCACATTTTTGTCGTTCTCAAGTTCTGCACCGTGATAACGCTGGTCGACATACAAATCGCTGCCGTCTTTGAACAGGGTATTCAGCTCAAAATACCAGTTATCCAGCGTCTTGTTCATCAGGAAGTTGCCCCCGCTGTCGGTTCGCCCACGCCCCTCCTTCAGCATATAGATATAGCCGTAGCCGTCGCTGTAGAGATCGTCTGCGGTATTCCCGGAGTATTCCACAAACGTATCCTGGTTGAGCGGGAACATGTCATAGGCCTCAAAGCGTCCGACTTTTATTTCCCAGTCATTCTCAGTGCCAAAGAAGAATACCGCATCATCCAGGTACATTTGCCCGGCGAGGTCGCCGAGCGGCTGGACGGAGAATCCGGCAAAATTGCCGTTATCCATTTTACGATAACCATCAAAGCCTAATAAAATACGTCCGTTAATATCCCAGCGTTCTTTATCGCCCGGCGCCCAGTCACTATTAGCACTTTGCTTAACAGACGTGAGGCTACCCGTTTTACTGGCGGCATCCATATTAAATTCCACATCACCGTAAAATTTAATATCACCAAACCCTGAGAGCGTCAGTTTTGGCGGAGCG comes from Enterobacter kobei and encodes:
- a CDS encoding MFS transporter, translated to MNACVEAREAVAPAKPAWRAVYSLGLGVFGLITAEFLPASLLTPMAASLGVSEGMAGQAVTATALVALVTGLLITPATRKIDRRWVLMFFSVLQIISSLLVAFAPTLHVLLMGRLLLGVAIGGFWAMSTATTMRLVPADKVPKALAVIFSSVSIATVVAAPLGSYLGSLIGWRNVFILCILPSMLALLWQIWVLPSMKPESSGSLGTLFRVLRRPGMIGGMLATILIFSGHFAFFTYLRPFLETVGQANVETISLILLGFGLANFVGTSIAGHLLARNLRLTLALVPFGMGILALMMVAFGHLAMLDGLLVALWGFAFGLVPVGWSTWLATTVPDEAESAGGLLVASIQLAISAGAAGGGVVFDLNGASGVFAGSGFLLVTAMVIVFMGVKVKAA
- a CDS encoding AraC family transcriptional regulator, whose protein sequence is MTAQSPDLISELLRGMRLSGVKYRRIEASAPFGVAFHQAPGKAQFHFVSHGNALLRMDSGATFELSSGDALFIPGGNAHALLSDEKATITPVNAFPSEPICSSVCAITCEPCPESENTIIFSGCMDFELGGMQPLIKAMPEVMMVSRLMSTWPEIHPLLAAMERESMTRQVGFAGILARLADVVAALIVRGWVEAGCGKATGWVQVLRDPRLSRAIYAMHQQPGLNWSVADLAKEAGTSRSVFAERFLAATGTTPAKYLSELRMRLAIQYIRHENQPIETVALRLGYGSLAAFSRAFKRIIGHAPGTLREVSQTPEEV
- a CDS encoding carbohydrate porin, which encodes MQLKKTVILISAFYSGALLAAQPSMNVEEKLAQLEAQIQELKQQQAASTQAAPAVVVQSEEPVSKTAPPKLTLSGFGDIKFYGDVEFNMDAASKTGSLTSVKQSANSDWAPGDKERWDINGRILLGFDGYRKMDNGNFAGFSVQPLGDLAGQMYLDDAVFFFGTENDWEIKVGRFEAYDMFPLNQDTFVEYSGNTADDLYSDGYGYIYMLKEGRGRTDSGGNFLMNKTLDNWYFELNTLFKDGSDLYVDQRYHGAELENDKNVAYVRPVISWQNGPFSSAVAMETNLVNNAYGYRDDAGRWIDQSERTGYGFTMTWDGLKTDPENGVVMNLNTAYLDATGETDFTSAINALWRNFELGYIYAHNEIDEFNTSTFDAECENDCWITDPGEYDIHTIHTSYLIPNVMKMKNFNIYLGAYASWVNASPKEGDNKNDERYGGRVRFKYYF